Within Serratia odorifera, the genomic segment GAAGATTATCAGGTGCCGGGCCGATTTCTCCGCAGTACGAGCTGTAGCGCCGGCGCCGGGAACGACTGACAACAAGCTGCTCTTCCACCATCAGCCTGCGCACCACCTTTTCAGAGAGCCGCAGACCTTTGTGCCGTAGCATAGCGTGCAGACGGCGATAGCCATAACAACGATAGTTGCCGTTGAAGATCTCTGTCATTGCGATACGTACGGTCGCGTATTTGTCTCCCGAGCGCAGTGCTGTCCGGTGGTAAAAAAAGCTGCTCCGCGCAAGTACAAGGACTCGCAGCAGCTCTGTCAACGGGTACGAGTCTCTCAGGACATCAGCGATCTGTGTCTTTTCCCTGTTTGTCAGAGTGTTGACGCTGATGTCCGGATCTTTTTTTATGATTTCCTCCGCTTTTTTCAGGATGTCGATCTCCATCTGCTGTCGACGTATCTCCTGATTGAGTCGGTTAACCTCTTCGCGCAGCGCGTCGCGCTCCTCCGTAAGAGACGGTCTTTCATGTTTGCGCATGGACTGGTAAGCCTCATCGCCGATGATTTCATCTTTCCATTTGTACAATACCGTGCGACTGATGCCAATTTTCATGGCGATTTCTCTGGCAGGTACATGCCGTGTACTAAGCGCCATGACAGCCTGACGTTTCACCTCAGGTTCAAAAGGTGCATTTTGATTGATCGTACTGGTGAAAATAAGCCGTCTGTCGGGATGACGTTCATTAACCCAGCGAGCCAGTACATCACAGCAGGGATAACCAAGGGTCCTGCTGGTAAACGCCAGGCAGCAGCCATGGTTAAGATAATGTTCAACAGCAGCCTGCTTTTGCACATCAGAGTAACGTGGCTTACGGCGAATGGCTTTTGTAGCACCGTCACTCGCTTCCCATAAACGGATCCAGCGTCGCAGATTTCTTTTAGAAGGGTAACCCAGTTCACGAACCACGGGAGCCAGTTTTCTGCCGTATTTAAAGTAAAGTTCAATTGCGCGGAGCCGTTCTGCTTCGGTAAACATTATTTATCTCCTGAGTGTCCAGGAAATCGTCCGCACCTCCCCCTGCCAAAGTAAAACTGACCCACCCCCTTTGAATTACTCGAGCGCTGTTGCTTTCGTTTTCTTCTGGAGTTGGCCGCTTTTCAGCTTATCTTTCAGTCGATAGCTTTGACCGCTGATTTGCGCGATATGCGCATGGTGAAGCAGCCGATCCAGCATTGCCGCCGTCAGCGTCTCGTCATCACCAAACGTTCCTGACCACTGCGTAAACGGCAGGTTGCTGGTCAGGATCACGCTGCCTGACTCATACCGTTTAGCGACAACCTGGAAGAACAGGTTCGCCTCCATTTTGCCGAACGGCAGATAGCCCACTTCGTCGATGATCAACAACTTAGGCTTACCTACGACGCGGTTCAGGTAGCCCTTCAGATCACCCTGACGGTGTGACGCCATCAGTTGCAGCATCATATCGGCGGCGGTGATGAACCGAATGCTTAAACCCGCCATCGCGGCTTTATAGCCAATCGCGGTCGCCAGGTGCGTCTTGCCGACGCCAGAAGGCCCGAGCAGGACAACGTTCTCCTGACGCTCTATAAATGCAAGACCCGCTAACTCCTGGATCTGGCTTCGTGGAACGCCGCTGGCATAGGCGTAATCGAACTGCTCCAGTGTTTTTATCACCGGCAGGCCTGATAACCGCAAAATGGTCTGCCGACGCCGTTCGTTCAGGCCATCATGCTGGAGCTGCAAAACGGCTTCCAGGAAGTCGGCATGTGTGCCGCTGTTGTCGATGGTCGCCTGTGCCACACCGGGCCACTCTGCCGGCAGGCGGTCGAGCTTGAGTTGTTCGCAAAGCGCTGTAATACGATCATGCTGAAGGTTCATGCTGGCACCTCCAGCAAGGCCTGATACGTTGCAAGAGGATGTTGCAGGCTCTCGGTCGGCAGCGGACGCTGCTTGAGTGTTGGGACGGGGGCAGGCAATGCCAACGTCACCTTCGGTAACGGCAATAATGCTGCGCGTTCGCGCGGCATGCGCTGCTCAGGCGGTACGCCTGTGGTGCCATGAACTCGCGTGTTCGCAACGGTGACCAGCCACTCGCCAATGCGAGCGTTGGCAGCGGGAACATCCAGTACCAGCCCGGCTTGCCGGAAGGTCACGGTAAGGGGCACGATAAAGCTGTTCTTGAGGTAATGGTTAAACCGCTCAACCTTGCCCTTGGTCTTGGCGCGATAGGGGCGGCAGACCTTGGGGGTAAAGGCATACTTCTCGGCAACGTGCATCAACTGTGGGTTCCAGCGATGCTTGCCGGGGCCGTAGACATCGCGCTCAATGATGATGGCCTTGGCGTTGTCGAACAGCAGCTGATGCGGCGTCCCGCCGAAGAACCTGA encodes:
- a CDS encoding IS3 family transposase (programmed frameshift); the protein is MFTEAERLRAIELYFKYGRKLAPVVRELGYPSKRNLRRWIRLWEASDGATKAIRRKPRYSDVQKQAAVEHYLNHGCCLAFTSRTLGYPCCDVLARWVNERHPDRRLIFTSTINQNAPFEPEVKRQAVMALSTRHVPAREIAMKIGISRTVLYKWKDEIIGDEAYQSMRKHERPSLTEERDALREEVNRLNQEIRRQQMEIDILKKAEEIIKKDPDISVNTLTNREKTQIADVLRDSYPLTELLRVLVLARSSFFYHRTALRSGDKYATVRIAMTEIFNGNYRCYGYRRLHAMLRHKGLRLSEKVVRRLMVEEQLVVSRSRRRRYSSYCGEIGPAPDNLLARDFKAAQPNQKWLTDITEFQLPAGKVWLSPVVDCFDGKVVSWSLSTRPDAELANTMLESAIGTLNAGDRPVIHSDRGGHYRWPGWLARVNAAGLIRSMFRKGCSPDNAACEGFFGRLKTEMYYGREWSNVTLENFMQHVDAYIRWYNERRIKLSLGAVSPEVYRRQLGITQ
- the istB gene encoding IS21-like element helper ATPase IstB yields the protein MNLQHDRITALCEQLKLDRLPAEWPGVAQATIDNSGTHADFLEAVLQLQHDGLNERRRQTILRLSGLPVIKTLEQFDYAYASGVPRSQIQELAGLAFIERQENVVLLGPSGVGKTHLATAIGYKAAMAGLSIRFITAADMMLQLMASHRQGDLKGYLNRVVGKPKLLIIDEVGYLPFGKMEANLFFQVVAKRYESGSVILTSNLPFTQWSGTFGDDETLTAAMLDRLLHHAHIAQISGQSYRLKDKLKSGQLQKKTKATALE